The Halalkalibacter krulwichiae genome has a segment encoding these proteins:
- a CDS encoding GNAT family N-acetyltransferase produces MIHQKTYYSMTIPFQDRSLILEGPLSGEAIESFEFHSGLVAFRPPEKQKIALIGIADLPEGRINVVRDGNTIVGYVTFVYPDPMERWSEGKVENLIELGAIEIAKEYRGAQVGKNLLRLSFMDDAMEDYIIITTEYYWHWDLTGSGLDVWGYRKMMEKMMNAGGLEWYATDDPEICSHPANCLMARIGKRVNTDSILRFDQLRFQNRFMY; encoded by the coding sequence ATGATTCATCAAAAAACTTATTATTCTATGACTATTCCTTTTCAAGATCGATCGCTTATATTGGAAGGGCCACTATCTGGAGAAGCGATAGAGAGCTTCGAATTTCATAGTGGATTAGTCGCGTTTCGCCCCCCTGAAAAACAAAAGATAGCATTAATTGGTATTGCTGATTTACCAGAAGGACGAATTAACGTTGTGCGCGATGGAAATACGATCGTTGGCTATGTTACTTTTGTCTACCCAGACCCAATGGAACGATGGTCTGAAGGAAAAGTAGAGAACTTAATAGAGCTTGGCGCGATCGAAATTGCTAAAGAATACCGTGGCGCTCAAGTCGGGAAAAATTTATTACGGCTGTCATTTATGGATGATGCCATGGAAGATTATATCATTATTACAACGGAGTATTATTGGCATTGGGATTTAACAGGTAGTGGGTTAGATGTTTGGGGATACAGAAAAATGATGGAAAAAATGATGAATGCTGGTGGACTGGAATGGTATGCGACAGATGACCCCGAGATTTGTTCACACCCTGCAAACTGTTTAATGGCACGCATCGGAAAAAGAGTCAATACAGATTCCATCCTTCGTTTTGACCAATTACGTTTTCAAAATCGCTTCATGTATTAA
- a CDS encoding acetoin utilization AcuB family protein, with product MIIEYIMKRNVITIKDTATIKEAMQLLELHQIRHIPITNERNRLVGIVSDSDIRDASPSIFHFTDHLEDFLKPISTIMKRNVITAHPLDFVEEVSTLFYEHHIGCLPILDDDELVGIVTETDMLHTLVELMGAHQPSSHIEVKVENITGKLADIAAIFKELNVSIISVLVYPYHDPSYKILVFRVQTIDPRRIIKVIEANGYNVLWPSEPGL from the coding sequence ATGATCATTGAATATATTATGAAGAGAAATGTCATTACAATAAAGGATACTGCGACGATTAAAGAGGCGATGCAACTTTTGGAACTTCACCAAATACGTCACATTCCTATCACTAATGAAAGGAATCGTTTAGTAGGAATTGTTTCAGATAGTGATATTAGAGATGCCAGCCCTTCTATTTTCCACTTTACGGATCATTTAGAAGATTTTTTGAAACCGATTTCTACAATCATGAAAAGAAATGTCATAACTGCACATCCGCTAGATTTCGTTGAAGAAGTTTCAACATTATTTTATGAACATCACATTGGCTGCTTACCGATTTTAGACGATGATGAGCTTGTTGGGATTGTCACAGAAACAGATATGTTACATACACTTGTTGAGTTAATGGGCGCACATCAACCTAGCTCACACATTGAGGTAAAGGTAGAAAACATTACTGGGAAGCTAGCTGATATCGCTGCGATATTTAAAGAATTAAATGTTAGCATTATAAGTGTTCTAGTATATCCTTATCATGACCCTTCCTATAAAATACTCGTATTTCGCGTACAAACGATCGATCCGCGTCGAATCATTAAAGTGATTGAAGCAAATGGTTATAACGTCTTATGGCCAAGTGAGCCAGGCTTATGA
- a CDS encoding acetoin utilization protein AcuC: MIKRDASFVFSTEQLAYKFNDDHPFNHLRLQLTFELLKELKALDDNIIIPPRMATDEEIALIHDEAYIEAVKSAGRGELNEATAVNYGLGTDDTPIFANMHEASALLVGGTLTAVDEVMQGRSNHALHLGGGLHHGFKGKASGFCIYNDSSIAIEYMKKHYGARVLYVDTDAHHGDGVQWAFYDDPDVCTLSIHETGRYLFPGTGQVHEKGSGRGYGFSINVPVDAFTEDHSFIEVYETALREVVSFFKPDVIITQNGADAHHFDPLTHLCSTIETYKAIPKLAHQLAHEYCDGRWIAVGGGGYDIWRVVPRAWSLVWLTMTGQQDQLPRRLPDNWLRKWSRQAEEELPLFWDDQNIVPTIPRKQEITEKNFKTLEKALYHIRTEQRR; the protein is encoded by the coding sequence ATGATAAAAAGAGATGCATCATTCGTTTTTTCAACTGAACAGTTAGCCTATAAATTTAATGACGATCACCCTTTTAACCATTTGCGGCTTCAGCTTACTTTCGAATTATTAAAAGAATTAAAAGCACTTGATGATAATATTATCATACCTCCAAGAATGGCAACCGATGAAGAAATTGCCTTAATTCATGATGAGGCCTACATAGAAGCTGTTAAATCAGCTGGCAGAGGAGAACTAAATGAAGCAACTGCTGTAAATTATGGCTTAGGTACTGATGATACACCTATCTTTGCTAATATGCATGAAGCTTCTGCCCTGCTTGTTGGTGGTACCTTAACAGCTGTAGATGAAGTAATGCAAGGAAGATCCAACCATGCCTTACATCTTGGCGGTGGACTGCATCATGGGTTCAAAGGAAAGGCTTCTGGTTTCTGTATATACAACGATAGCTCAATTGCGATTGAATATATGAAGAAGCATTACGGTGCACGTGTGCTTTACGTTGATACGGATGCTCATCATGGGGATGGCGTTCAATGGGCATTTTATGATGACCCCGACGTTTGTACTCTTAGTATTCACGAAACAGGCCGTTATCTTTTTCCGGGAACTGGTCAAGTCCATGAAAAGGGGTCTGGAAGAGGTTATGGCTTTTCTATCAATGTACCTGTCGATGCATTTACCGAAGACCACTCTTTTATCGAAGTATATGAAACCGCTTTAAGGGAAGTAGTTTCATTTTTTAAGCCCGATGTGATCATAACCCAAAATGGAGCAGATGCTCATCATTTTGATCCACTTACACATTTATGCTCAACAATTGAGACATACAAAGCTATTCCAAAACTCGCTCATCAATTAGCACATGAATATTGTGATGGACGCTGGATTGCGGTTGGTGGCGGAGGCTATGACATATGGCGAGTGGTGCCAAGGGCGTGGTCTTTAGTTTGGCTAACGATGACTGGTCAACAAGACCAATTACCAAGAAGACTTCCTGATAACTGGCTGCGTAAATGGAGTCGTCAAGCTGAAGAAGAACTTCCTTTGTTTTGGGATGACCAAAATATCGTCCCAACGATCCCACGTAAACAAGAAATAACGGAAAAGAATTTTAAAACACTCGAAAAAGCTCTTTACCATATCCGTACGGAACAAAGACGATAA
- a CDS encoding 5'-methylthioadenosine/adenosylhomocysteine nucleosidase, with product MKIGVIGAMNEEIERMKAEMVVTNTYEFATVEFYEGRLKEKEIILCKCGVGKVNAALTTQLLVDRFAITHLLFTGVAGAVDESLDVGDLVISTSAMQHDLDVTALGFKKGQIPYFEGSSDFLANSELVELAVSAAKQSTSRHIVRGRIVSGDQFIANADYVQSLREEFEAACVEMEGAAVAQVAAMNKIPFVIIRSMSDKANGKASVNFAEFTQLASEQSHLLVSTILENM from the coding sequence ATGAAAATTGGTGTTATTGGTGCAATGAACGAAGAAATAGAACGTATGAAAGCTGAAATGGTCGTGACAAATACATACGAGTTTGCAACAGTTGAGTTTTATGAAGGGCGGTTAAAAGAAAAGGAAATCATCTTATGTAAGTGTGGCGTAGGGAAGGTTAATGCAGCTTTAACAACACAACTATTAGTAGATCGATTTGCTATTACACATTTACTATTTACAGGTGTTGCAGGAGCTGTAGATGAAAGTTTAGATGTAGGTGACCTTGTCATTTCTACTAGTGCGATGCAACATGACCTTGACGTGACAGCACTAGGATTTAAAAAAGGACAAATCCCTTATTTTGAAGGGAGTTCAGACTTCCTAGCTAATTCAGAATTGGTTGAACTTGCAGTATCTGCAGCCAAGCAAAGCACAAGTCGTCATATTGTTCGAGGCAGGATAGTTAGTGGTGATCAATTTATTGCCAATGCTGACTATGTACAATCATTAAGAGAGGAGTTTGAAGCTGCTTGCGTTGAGATGGAAGGTGCTGCGGTGGCACAAGTAGCTGCAATGAATAAAATTCCATTTGTTATCATTCGTTCAATGTCTGATAAGGCGAATGGGAAAGCTTCAGTGAATTTCGCAGAATTTACGCAATTAGCAAGTGAGCAATCACATCTGCTCGTTTCAACAATTTTGGAAAATATGTAA
- the motS gene encoding flagellar motor protein MotS, with amino-acid sequence MKRRSRPQEKGAPKWMVTFSDMMTLILVFFILLFSMSVVDAQKFRAIADSFNHRQTFDHMPSIIDFENPAEEIKEEGRKDPIDSQSESNLDMDELLQEVEDFLEDHDLTELISASRDERGVVLVLQERTLFETAEAELLASAEPFLAKVGTLLEAIPNIVKVEGHTDGRPISTYRYPSNWELSGARASSVIRFLIDNHDLEPNRFIATGYGDTRPAVPNTSVANLQTNRRVVIVISDPEYDDDEAYELKETP; translated from the coding sequence ATGAAGCGTAGAAGCCGTCCTCAAGAAAAAGGAGCACCAAAATGGATGGTAACTTTCTCGGATATGATGACCCTCATTTTAGTTTTTTTTATCTTGCTTTTTTCTATGTCGGTCGTAGATGCACAAAAGTTTAGAGCGATTGCGGACTCTTTTAACCATAGGCAAACGTTTGACCATATGCCTTCTATCATTGATTTTGAAAATCCGGCAGAAGAAATCAAGGAAGAAGGTCGGAAAGATCCGATTGACTCTCAATCTGAATCGAATTTAGATATGGATGAACTACTGCAAGAGGTGGAGGACTTTTTAGAAGATCATGATCTCACAGAGTTAATATCAGCCTCTCGAGATGAGAGAGGAGTGGTGTTAGTTCTACAAGAACGTACGCTTTTTGAAACGGCAGAAGCAGAGCTCCTAGCTAGCGCTGAACCCTTTTTAGCAAAAGTGGGTACGCTCCTTGAGGCGATTCCTAATATTGTTAAAGTAGAAGGACATACTGATGGCAGACCGATTTCAACTTACCGATATCCATCAAATTGGGAATTATCAGGTGCTCGAGCAAGTAGTGTCATTCGTTTTTTAATTGACAATCATGACTTAGAGCCTAATCGATTTATTGCGACAGGTTATGGAGATACAAGGCCAGCAGTACCGAATACTTCGGTAGCAAATTTACAAACAAACCGTCGAGTTGTCATTGTTATATCTGATCCAGAATACGATGATGACGAAGCTTATGAACTCAAGGAGACCCCTTGA
- the motP gene encoding flagellar motor protein MotP, translating to MKKFDITTPIGIIVGISVLLLAVFSNAGASGLIFFIQLASVLIVGGGLIAGLIINFSFTELKILPKVLRESFRDQDHDLRILIDTFVDLSGKARREGLLALEAGLDEVEDPFIKKGILLAVDGIEPDVIKDIMMAEVVAMEERHRKGRAILEKAAEYAPAWGMIGTLVGLILMLQNLNDPATLGPNMAVALLTTLYGTVLANLVFTPMASKLANKTDEEVFVKQIIIEGVIGVQSGQNPKVLQEKLSAFLSNNDKIIDETMGEAYEA from the coding sequence ATGAAAAAATTTGATATTACCACACCGATAGGAATTATTGTTGGGATCAGTGTGTTGTTATTGGCTGTTTTCTCGAATGCTGGAGCTTCTGGACTTATTTTCTTTATTCAGCTTGCTTCGGTATTAATTGTAGGAGGTGGCTTGATAGCTGGATTGATTATTAACTTTTCATTTACGGAGCTGAAAATCCTTCCAAAGGTATTAAGAGAATCTTTCCGTGATCAAGACCATGATTTAAGGATATTAATAGATACTTTTGTCGATCTTTCTGGGAAAGCGAGAAGAGAAGGATTATTGGCGTTAGAGGCTGGTTTAGATGAAGTAGAAGACCCTTTTATTAAAAAAGGAATCCTTTTAGCTGTAGATGGAATTGAGCCGGATGTGATAAAGGATATTATGATGGCTGAAGTTGTTGCTATGGAAGAGAGACATCGAAAAGGACGAGCAATCCTTGAAAAAGCTGCAGAATATGCTCCAGCTTGGGGAATGATTGGGACATTGGTTGGATTAATTCTTATGTTACAAAATTTAAATGATCCAGCTACGCTGGGACCTAACATGGCTGTTGCTCTTTTAACTACTCTATATGGAACGGTACTTGCTAATCTTGTTTTTACTCCCATGGCATCAAAGTTGGCAAACAAAACGGATGAGGAAGTGTTTGTCAAACAGATCATAATTGAAGGAGTTATTGGTGTTCAATCAGGACAAAATCCGAAAGTGCTTCAAGAGAAGCTAAGTGCATTCTTGAGCAATAATGATAAAATTATTGATGAGACTATGGGTGAAGCATATGAAGCGTAG
- the ccpA gene encoding catabolite control protein A: MNTTIYDVAREAGVSMATVSRVVNGNPNVKPATRKKVLDAIERLGYRPNAVARGLASKKTTTVGVIIPDISSIFFAELARGIEDIATMYKYNIILCNSDQNQDKEIHLINTLLEKQVDGIVFMGGQITEEHVEQFKRSPVPIVLAATLDTNNEIPSVNIDYKQAVYDAITHLIEKGHSRIGMLSGTLDDPVNGYLKFLGYREALDNAGITFNEDLIAIGDYTYDSGIEAMNTFLELDEKPTAIFASTDEMALGVIHGAQDEGYSIPNDFEVVGFDNTRLATMVRPTLSTVVQPMYDIGAVSMRLLTKLMNKEEVTDHIVVLPHRIEFRQSTKS, from the coding sequence GTGAACACAACTATTTATGATGTAGCAAGAGAAGCAGGCGTATCGATGGCGACCGTTTCCCGTGTGGTAAACGGAAACCCAAATGTTAAGCCAGCAACAAGAAAAAAAGTATTGGATGCGATTGAGCGTTTAGGTTATCGACCAAATGCTGTTGCACGTGGATTGGCAAGTAAGAAAACAACAACGGTTGGAGTAATCATTCCTGATATTTCGAGCATCTTCTTTGCAGAACTTGCACGTGGAATTGAGGATATTGCTACGATGTACAAATATAATATTATTCTTTGTAACTCTGACCAAAATCAAGATAAGGAAATCCATCTTATTAATACACTTCTAGAAAAGCAGGTGGATGGAATTGTATTTATGGGAGGCCAAATTACGGAAGAACACGTGGAACAGTTTAAACGTTCGCCAGTTCCAATTGTATTAGCGGCTACTCTAGATACAAATAATGAAATCCCTTCAGTGAATATCGACTATAAACAAGCTGTTTATGATGCGATTACTCATCTAATTGAGAAAGGACATTCACGGATTGGAATGCTATCTGGAACTTTAGATGATCCTGTTAACGGCTACTTAAAGTTCTTAGGGTATAGGGAAGCACTTGACAATGCGGGCATTACTTTTAACGAAGACTTAATAGCAATTGGTGATTATACTTATGACTCTGGTATCGAAGCTATGAATACGTTTTTAGAGTTAGACGAGAAGCCAACAGCTATTTTTGCATCAACTGATGAAATGGCTCTAGGTGTTATACATGGTGCACAGGATGAAGGCTATTCAATCCCTAATGACTTTGAAGTAGTAGGTTTTGATAACACACGTCTTGCAACTATGGTGCGTCCAACACTCTCTACCGTTGTACAACCTATGTATGATATTGGTGCTGTTTCGATGCGTCTATTAACTAAGCTTATGAATAAAGAAGAAGTAACTGACCATATTGTTGTACTCCCTCATAGAATTGAATTTAGACAATCAACGAAATCATAG
- a CDS encoding bifunctional 3-deoxy-7-phosphoheptulonate synthase/chorismate mutase — MSNEKLDLLRTELDEVNLKLLEVINERARLVQEIGKVKSTSGVNRFDPVRERSMLDHIAAHNKGPFETSTLQHLFKQIFKASLELQEEDNSKALLVSRKKHPDNTVVDLKGVMMGDGAQRLVMGPCAVESYEQVLTVAKALKERGIRLLRGGAFKPRTSPYDFQGLGVEGLEILKRVADELDMVVISEIVNPADIEKAIDYVDVIQIGARNMQNFELLKAAGNVNKPVLLKRGLSATISEFIHAAEYVVASGNNDLMLCERGIRTYETATRNTLDISAVPILKQETHLPVLVDVTHSTGRRDLLLPTAKAALAIGADAVMAEVHPDPAVALSDSAQQMDIPQFNKFVDELLASGLYKG, encoded by the coding sequence GTGAGTAATGAAAAATTAGATTTGTTGAGAACAGAATTAGACGAGGTGAATCTTAAGCTTCTTGAAGTAATCAATGAGCGTGCTCGCCTTGTACAAGAAATTGGGAAAGTAAAAAGCACTTCAGGTGTTAATCGATTTGATCCTGTACGTGAGCGTAGCATGCTTGATCATATTGCAGCACATAATAAGGGACCATTCGAAACATCAACTTTACAACATTTATTCAAGCAAATTTTTAAAGCAAGCTTAGAACTTCAAGAAGAGGATAATAGCAAAGCGTTGCTTGTTTCACGTAAAAAGCATCCTGACAATACTGTTGTTGATCTAAAAGGTGTTATGATGGGTGATGGTGCTCAACGTTTAGTAATGGGACCATGTGCGGTTGAAAGCTATGAGCAAGTACTAACGGTTGCAAAGGCCTTAAAAGAGCGTGGAATCCGCTTATTACGTGGTGGAGCATTCAAACCTCGTACTTCTCCATATGACTTCCAAGGTCTTGGAGTAGAAGGGTTGGAAATTTTAAAGCGTGTAGCAGATGAACTTGATATGGTAGTCATCAGTGAAATTGTTAACCCTGCAGATATTGAAAAAGCAATTGACTACGTTGATGTGATTCAAATTGGTGCACGTAACATGCAGAACTTTGAATTGTTAAAAGCTGCTGGTAATGTAAATAAACCAGTTCTATTAAAACGCGGTCTTTCAGCGACGATTTCTGAATTCATCCATGCTGCAGAGTACGTTGTAGCAAGTGGTAATAATGATTTAATGTTATGTGAGCGCGGTATTCGCACTTACGAAACAGCAACAAGAAACACATTAGATATTTCAGCTGTACCAATTTTAAAACAAGAAACTCATTTACCGGTTTTAGTTGATGTGACGCATTCTACTGGACGTCGTGATCTTCTATTACCAACTGCAAAAGCAGCGTTAGCGATTGGTGCGGATGCAGTAATGGCTGAGGTACATCCTGATCCAGCTGTTGCTCTATCTGATTCTGCACAACAAATGGATATTCCACAATTTAATAAATTTGTGGATGAGCTTTTAGCTTCTGGTTTATATAAAGGGTAA
- a CDS encoding YtxH domain-containing protein, with product MSEMNTKDFLIGSLIGGIVGASAALFLAPKSGKELRSDITEQAQAAKEKTNQFTTTAYEKGNEWATYAKEKSSSIAKVVSDQSNQVVEKVKGATSNLKAEAEEAKASAEDIVGDLAGDVQEAGEEIVETVKNEVDEIQARVEEEKPVG from the coding sequence ATGAGTGAAATGAACACAAAAGATTTTTTAATTGGATCGTTAATTGGTGGAATTGTTGGGGCTTCAGCTGCTTTATTTTTAGCTCCTAAATCAGGAAAAGAGCTGCGCAGTGACATTACTGAGCAAGCGCAAGCGGCAAAAGAAAAAACAAATCAGTTCACGACAACAGCCTACGAAAAGGGGAATGAGTGGGCGACTTATGCTAAAGAGAAATCTTCTTCAATCGCAAAAGTAGTTTCTGATCAATCGAATCAAGTTGTGGAAAAAGTAAAAGGTGCTACATCTAATTTAAAAGCTGAAGCTGAGGAGGCAAAGGCATCTGCTGAAGACATTGTTGGAGATCTTGCTGGTGATGTTCAAGAAGCAGGAGAAGAAATTGTAGAGACTGTTAAAAATGAAGTTGATGAAATCCAAGCGAGAGTTGAAGAAGAAAAGCCAGTTGGATAA
- a CDS encoding DUF948 domain-containing protein, translated as MEILLYISALVAAIAFAVLVIYLVRTLKSANRTLEHVANTMAGLEKQVNGITRETEELLHRTNRLADDIQEKSESLNTVFSSVKELGDSVGQVNQSIKHVSNTVSTQVVKQSDQIAKAVQWGNVAIDLYAKFKQKQKQSETQGGEK; from the coding sequence ATGGAAATATTACTTTACATAAGCGCTCTAGTTGCTGCAATTGCATTTGCGGTGTTAGTTATATATCTAGTTCGAACATTAAAATCAGCAAATCGAACGCTAGAACATGTTGCTAATACGATGGCAGGATTGGAAAAACAAGTAAATGGCATAACGAGAGAGACCGAAGAATTATTACACCGCACCAATCGATTAGCCGATGATATTCAAGAGAAATCGGAATCGCTAAATACGGTCTTTTCTTCTGTTAAAGAGCTAGGTGATTCAGTAGGACAAGTTAATCAATCAATTAAGCATGTTTCCAATACAGTTTCAACTCAAGTTGTTAAGCAATCAGATCAAATTGCTAAAGCTGTACAATGGGGGAATGTTGCTATTGATTTATATGCAAAATTTAAACAGAAACAAAAACAAAGTGAAACACAAGGAGGAGAAAAGTAA
- a CDS encoding aminopeptidase → MRDPRIQTLAKNLINYSVELQKGEKVLIENFGLQRELVTALVQETYKAGGYPFVLLKDHQVDRSLLMGAQEEQLDMMASFEANVMSEMDAYIGLRAGDNISELSDVPSDKMALHGKTVGNKVHREIRVPKTKWVVLRYPTSSMAQLANTSTEAFEDFYFNVCNLDYSKMDQAMDALVSLMDRTDKVQLNGPGTDITFSIKNIAAIKCAGKRNIPDGEVYTAPVRDSINGTITYNTPSPYQGFTFENISFTFKNGKIIEATANDTERINNILNSDEGARYIGEFAIGVNPYIQHPMKDILFDEKIDGSFHFTPGQCYEEASNNNHSSIHWDIVMIQRPEYGGGEIYFDDVLIRKDGRFVLPELEALNPENLK, encoded by the coding sequence ATGAGAGACCCTAGAATACAAACATTAGCCAAAAACTTAATAAACTATTCAGTTGAATTACAAAAAGGAGAAAAAGTCTTAATTGAGAATTTCGGATTACAACGTGAATTAGTTACGGCTCTCGTGCAAGAAACGTATAAAGCAGGAGGGTATCCATTTGTACTATTAAAAGATCATCAAGTTGATCGTTCACTTTTAATGGGAGCACAAGAAGAACAACTAGACATGATGGCTTCTTTTGAAGCGAATGTCATGAGTGAGATGGATGCGTACATTGGTTTACGTGCCGGTGATAACATCTCTGAACTTTCTGATGTCCCAAGTGATAAAATGGCTCTTCACGGCAAGACAGTTGGCAATAAAGTCCACCGGGAAATTCGAGTGCCTAAAACAAAGTGGGTTGTATTACGCTATCCTACTTCATCAATGGCCCAACTAGCAAATACAAGCACAGAGGCTTTTGAAGATTTCTACTTTAATGTTTGCAATCTTGACTATAGCAAAATGGATCAAGCGATGGATGCTTTAGTTTCCCTTATGGATCGCACTGATAAAGTTCAATTGAATGGGCCTGGAACCGATATAACTTTTTCTATTAAAAACATCGCAGCAATCAAATGTGCCGGTAAAAGAAATATTCCTGATGGAGAAGTATACACGGCTCCTGTTCGAGATTCAATTAATGGTACGATTACATACAATACACCATCTCCTTATCAAGGGTTCACTTTTGAAAATATTTCCTTTACTTTTAAGAATGGTAAAATTATTGAAGCAACAGCTAACGATACTGAAAGAATTAATAACATTCTTAATTCAGACGAAGGCGCTCGTTACATCGGGGAGTTTGCGATCGGAGTGAATCCATACATCCAACATCCAATGAAGGATATTTTGTTTGATGAGAAGATTGATGGGAGCTTTCATTTTACTCCTGGTCAATGCTACGAAGAAGCTTCAAACAACAATCATTCTAGTATTCACTGGGATATTGTTATGATTCAACGCCCTGAATATGGAGGCGGAGAAATCTATTTTGACGATGTTCTCATTCGTAAAGATGGAAGATTTGTCCTACCAGAATTGGAAGCCCTAAACCCTGAAAACTTAAAATAA
- the murC gene encoding UDP-N-acetylmuramate--L-alanine ligase, translating into MTNYHFIGIKGSGMSALAQVLHDMNMNVQGSDVEKQFFTQRPLEQKGIALYPFERNNIQADQQIVVSAAYGDDHEEVQRANELGLDVKKYPTFLGEFIQRFTSIAVTGSHGKTSTTGLLAHVLGSAFPTSYLIGDGTGKGEEDSKYFAFEACEYRRHFLNYKPDYCIMTNIDFDHPDYFKDVKDVFSAFQDMAMQVKKAIVACGDDEHLQGIHANVPVVYYGFNQDNDFQARNVQTTSEGTKFDVYVRNSLYGTFTIPGYGNHNVLNALAVIALCHYENVSADVVEKHLKTFKGVKRRFSEKVVGDQILIDDYAHHPTEISATIEASKQKYPAKSVVAIFQPHTFTRTKTFLHEFAEALSKADFVYLCDIFGSAREQAGTLTINDLIDLVPDAKLITEDSIDVLTDHQNSVLLFMGAGDIQKFQKAYEDKLM; encoded by the coding sequence ATGACAAATTATCATTTCATTGGGATAAAAGGGTCAGGAATGAGCGCATTAGCTCAAGTATTACATGACATGAATATGAATGTACAAGGGTCTGATGTCGAAAAGCAATTTTTTACTCAAAGACCGTTAGAACAAAAAGGGATTGCCCTTTATCCTTTCGAACGAAATAACATTCAAGCTGATCAGCAAATCGTCGTTTCAGCCGCTTATGGTGATGATCATGAGGAAGTCCAAAGAGCAAATGAGTTAGGGCTTGATGTGAAGAAATACCCAACGTTTTTAGGGGAATTTATTCAACGATTTACAAGTATAGCTGTAACTGGTTCGCATGGTAAAACGTCGACCACAGGTTTACTTGCACATGTGCTCGGCTCTGCTTTTCCAACTTCTTATTTGATCGGCGATGGAACAGGAAAGGGAGAAGAAGACTCAAAGTATTTTGCGTTTGAAGCATGCGAATACCGTCGTCACTTCCTCAATTATAAACCTGATTATTGTATTATGACGAATATTGATTTTGATCATCCTGATTATTTTAAAGATGTAAAAGATGTATTCTCTGCTTTTCAAGATATGGCTATGCAAGTAAAAAAGGCAATTGTTGCCTGTGGTGATGATGAGCATTTGCAAGGTATTCATGCTAATGTTCCTGTTGTGTATTATGGCTTTAATCAAGATAATGATTTTCAAGCTCGTAATGTACAAACAACGTCAGAAGGTACGAAATTTGATGTATATGTACGAAACAGTCTTTATGGCACTTTTACAATTCCAGGATATGGAAACCATAATGTTCTGAATGCCTTGGCTGTTATTGCCCTATGTCATTATGAAAATGTTTCAGCAGATGTTGTCGAGAAACATTTAAAAACATTTAAAGGCGTTAAGCGTCGCTTTAGTGAAAAAGTAGTAGGCGATCAAATCTTAATCGATGACTATGCACATCATCCGACTGAAATTTCTGCGACAATTGAGGCGTCAAAACAAAAGTACCCTGCGAAAAGTGTAGTTGCTATTTTCCAACCACACACGTTTACAAGGACCAAGACATTTCTACATGAATTTGCAGAGGCGTTAAGCAAAGCTGACTTTGTCTATTTATGTGATATCTTTGGCTCAGCAAGGGAACAAGCCGGTACATTGACGATTAATGACTTGATCGACTTGGTTCCTGATGCAAAATTGATTACTGAGGACTCAATTGATGTTTTAACAGATCATCAAAATAGCGTCTTGCTTTTTATGGGAGCTGGGGATATTCAAAAGTTTCAAAAAGCATATGAAGATAAATTAATGTAA